Proteins encoded in a region of the Leifsonia sp. PS1209 genome:
- a CDS encoding NAD(P)/FAD-dependent oxidoreductase, protein MSSIERDVVIVGAGASGLTAATELRKAGLSVAVLEARDRVGGRLWTDDVDGATLEIGGQWVSPDQDALIATLDELGLETYERYRDGTNIYISPTGERRTFDGEIFPVPPKTEHEIVSLIDKLDALVAEIDPDRPWEHPQAEELDEISFRRWLETQTDDEEARLNIGMFIAGAMLTKPAHAFSALQALLMAASAGSFSHLVDADFILDKRVKGGLQQVPLLLAERLGDDLHLNAPVRTMRWNEEGVTAIADGVEVKARFAILALPPVLISRISYEPPLPRLQQQLHQHLSMGFVIKVHAVYETPFWREDGYSGTAFSPYELVHEAYDNCYDGDQRGTLVGFVSDEAADAVFRLSPEERKARILESLSHYYGPKALDTVVYYESDWGSEEWTRGAYAASFDMGGLARYGADLRTPVGPIHFSCSDMAGKGYQHVDGAIRVGRETAAAIVARA, encoded by the coding sequence ATGAGCAGCATCGAACGCGACGTCGTGATCGTCGGAGCAGGAGCATCCGGGCTGACGGCGGCCACCGAGCTGAGGAAGGCCGGGCTCAGCGTCGCGGTCCTCGAAGCGCGCGACCGCGTCGGCGGACGGCTGTGGACGGACGACGTCGACGGCGCCACCCTCGAGATCGGCGGCCAGTGGGTCTCACCCGACCAGGATGCGCTGATCGCCACCCTGGACGAGCTCGGCCTCGAGACGTACGAGCGCTACCGCGACGGCACCAACATCTACATCAGCCCCACCGGAGAGCGCCGCACCTTCGACGGCGAGATCTTCCCCGTGCCCCCGAAGACCGAGCACGAGATCGTCAGCCTGATCGACAAGCTCGACGCGCTGGTGGCGGAGATCGACCCAGACCGGCCTTGGGAGCACCCGCAGGCGGAGGAGCTGGACGAGATCTCGTTCCGTCGCTGGCTGGAGACCCAGACCGACGACGAGGAGGCCCGCCTCAACATCGGCATGTTCATCGCCGGCGCCATGCTCACCAAGCCCGCCCACGCGTTCTCCGCGCTGCAGGCGCTGCTGATGGCCGCCTCCGCCGGCAGCTTCTCGCACCTGGTCGACGCCGACTTCATCCTGGACAAGCGGGTGAAGGGCGGCCTGCAGCAGGTTCCGCTGCTGCTCGCGGAGCGCCTCGGAGACGACCTGCACCTCAACGCGCCCGTGCGCACGATGCGCTGGAACGAGGAGGGCGTGACCGCCATCGCGGACGGCGTCGAGGTGAAGGCACGGTTCGCGATCCTCGCCCTTCCGCCCGTGCTGATCAGCCGCATCTCCTACGAGCCGCCGCTGCCGCGCCTCCAGCAGCAGCTCCACCAGCATCTCTCGATGGGCTTCGTCATCAAGGTGCACGCGGTCTACGAGACGCCGTTCTGGCGCGAGGACGGATACTCGGGCACCGCGTTCAGCCCGTACGAGCTCGTCCACGAGGCGTACGACAACTGCTACGACGGCGACCAGCGCGGCACCCTCGTCGGCTTCGTGTCCGACGAGGCGGCGGATGCGGTGTTCCGCCTGTCTCCGGAGGAGCGGAAGGCGCGCATCCTGGAGTCGCTGTCGCACTACTACGGTCCGAAGGCGCTCGACACGGTGGTCTACTACGAGAGCGACTGGGGCAGCGAGGAGTGGACACGCGGCGCGTACGCCGCGAGCTTCGACATGGGCGGGCTGGCGCGCTACGGCGCCGATCTGCGCACGCCGGTCGGGCCCATCCACTTCTCCTGCAGCGACATGGCAGGCAAGGGATACCAGCACGTCGACGGCGCGATCCGGGTGGGTCGGGAGACGGCGGCGGCCATCGTCGCCCGCGCGTAG
- a CDS encoding NAD-dependent succinate-semialdehyde dehydrogenase, giving the protein MSYAVTNPATGETVKTYDTISDADLQAAIAAADNAYRTWAKSTTVEDRAVLVRRVGELHVERRQELAEIIVREMGKPIEQALGEVDFAGAIYEYYADHAAEFLKDEPITLLDGDGSAVIRRSGLGVLLGIMPWNFPYYQVARFAAPNLIIGNTILLKHAEQCPESAAAIEQMMLDAGFPEGAYVNIYAGHDQIEQVIADPRVQGVSLTGSERAGAKVAEIAGRNLKKVVLELGGSDPFILLSTDDLDATVQNAVDARLDNSGQSCNAAKRFVVADELYDAFLTKFTEKLAEVEATDPTSDDSALGPLSSLRAAENLDEQVKRAVENGATLVRGGGRNGAFFETTVLTDVSEDNPASKEEFFGPVAQVFRAVDEDDAVRIANDTPFGLGSYLYTTDPAQADRVADRIEAGMVFVNVVLADGAELPFGGVKRSGSGRELGRFGADEFVNKKLIRIGG; this is encoded by the coding sequence ATGAGCTATGCCGTGACCAATCCCGCCACCGGTGAGACGGTCAAGACCTACGACACCATCAGCGATGCCGACCTGCAGGCGGCCATCGCGGCGGCCGACAACGCATACCGCACCTGGGCCAAGAGCACGACCGTCGAGGACAGGGCTGTCCTCGTGCGTCGCGTCGGTGAGCTGCACGTCGAGCGCAGGCAGGAACTCGCCGAGATCATCGTGCGCGAGATGGGTAAGCCGATCGAGCAGGCGCTGGGCGAGGTCGACTTCGCCGGCGCCATCTACGAGTACTACGCCGACCACGCCGCCGAGTTCCTGAAGGACGAGCCGATCACGCTGCTCGACGGGGACGGCTCCGCGGTCATCCGCCGCTCCGGTCTCGGCGTGCTGCTCGGGATCATGCCGTGGAACTTCCCGTACTACCAGGTGGCCCGCTTCGCAGCGCCCAACCTTATCATCGGCAACACCATCCTGCTGAAGCACGCGGAGCAGTGCCCGGAGTCCGCCGCAGCGATCGAGCAGATGATGCTCGATGCCGGCTTCCCCGAGGGCGCGTACGTGAACATCTACGCCGGTCACGACCAGATCGAGCAGGTCATCGCCGACCCGCGCGTCCAGGGCGTCTCCCTCACCGGTTCGGAGCGTGCCGGCGCGAAGGTCGCCGAGATCGCCGGACGCAACCTGAAGAAGGTCGTGCTGGAGCTGGGCGGCTCCGACCCGTTCATCCTGCTGTCCACCGACGACCTGGATGCGACCGTGCAGAACGCCGTCGACGCGCGGCTGGACAACAGCGGCCAGTCCTGCAACGCCGCCAAGCGGTTCGTCGTGGCCGACGAGCTGTACGACGCGTTCCTCACCAAGTTCACCGAGAAGCTCGCCGAGGTCGAGGCCACCGACCCGACCAGCGACGACTCGGCGCTCGGGCCGCTCTCGTCGCTCCGCGCGGCGGAGAACCTCGACGAGCAGGTCAAGCGGGCCGTGGAGAACGGCGCGACCCTGGTGCGCGGTGGAGGCCGCAACGGCGCCTTCTTCGAGACCACGGTCCTCACCGACGTGTCCGAGGACAACCCGGCTTCCAAGGAGGAGTTCTTCGGACCGGTCGCGCAGGTGTTCCGCGCTGTGGACGAGGACGACGCCGTGCGCATCGCCAACGACACCCCGTTCGGGCTCGGCTCCTACCTGTACACGACCGACCCCGCCCAGGCGGACAGGGTGGCCGACCGCATCGAGGCCGGGATGGTGTTCGTGAACGTCGTCCTCGCCGACGGCGCCGAGCTGCCGTTCGGCGGCGTCAAGCGCTCCGGTTCCGGCCGTGAGCTCGGCCGGTTCGGCGCCGACGAGTTCGTCAACAAGAAGCTCATCCGCATCGGCGGCTGA
- the uvrA gene encoding excinuclease ABC subunit UvrA: MTNEDPSVIQPDVQVRGAREHNLQNVDLTVPRDAMVVFTGVSGSGKSSLAFGTLFAESQRRYLESVAPYARRLIDQAGVPDVDSITGMPPAVALQQQRGGRSPRSTVGSITTLSSLVRMLYSRAGDYPDGQPMLYAEDFSANTVQGACPECHGIGRVYAVTEQQMVPDPSLTIRERAIASWPTAWHGQNQRDILVSLGYDVDTPWRDLPREDRDWILFTEERPTAPVYAGFTPEQTRRAISAGMEPSYQGTFVGARRYVLDTFATTKSASMKRRVAEYLTSAVCPVCHGKRLKPEALSVTFEGLDIAEFSRLPLRELSVRLADLVRNPNQAVEKRAAAARLAAELLERLRPIIDLGLGYLSLHRTTPTLSGGELQRLRLATQLSSELFGVVYVLDEPSAGLHPQDVNALLGILEGLKKRGNSLFVVEHSVDVMRHADWLVDIGPGAGERGGRVLYSGAPDGLVDVEESVTRDYLFGRRGLAPRTPRAATGWLKLEQITRNNLRDVSVSIPLGAFTAVTGVSGSGKSSLVSQVLPALLGDHLGRPVDLADSAPESDDLLLADGPELLEGTVSGDLRGVRRVVNIDQKPIGRTPRSNVATYTGLFDHVRRRFAETPEARTRGYRPGRFSFNVAGGRCPTCEGEGAVMVELLFLPSVYTVCPECHGARYNDDTLEITWRDRNIAEILALSVEQAHDFFGGETEIMRSLTALMDVGLGYLRLGQPATELSGGEAQRVKLASELQRAQRADTLYVLDEPTSGLHCADADRLIEHLQSLVDAGNTVVVVELDMRVVATADHVVDLGPGAGELGGTVVAVGTPQEVAGAAASASAPYLAAALA; encoded by the coding sequence ATGACGAATGAAGACCCGTCCGTGATTCAGCCGGATGTTCAGGTGCGAGGCGCCCGCGAGCACAACCTGCAGAACGTGGACCTCACCGTCCCGCGCGATGCGATGGTCGTGTTCACCGGGGTGTCCGGGTCGGGGAAGTCGTCCCTGGCCTTCGGGACGCTCTTCGCGGAGTCGCAGCGCAGGTACCTGGAGTCGGTCGCCCCGTACGCCCGGCGTCTGATCGACCAGGCCGGTGTCCCGGACGTCGACTCGATCACCGGAATGCCGCCGGCGGTGGCGCTCCAGCAGCAGCGCGGTGGGCGCAGCCCCCGCTCGACGGTGGGCAGCATCACGACGCTGTCCAGTCTCGTGCGGATGCTGTACTCGCGGGCCGGGGACTACCCGGACGGTCAGCCGATGCTCTACGCGGAGGACTTCTCGGCCAACACCGTGCAGGGCGCCTGCCCGGAATGCCACGGCATCGGCCGGGTGTACGCCGTCACCGAGCAGCAGATGGTCCCCGATCCCTCGCTCACCATCCGGGAGCGGGCGATCGCGTCCTGGCCGACGGCGTGGCACGGGCAGAACCAGCGAGACATCCTGGTGTCCCTGGGCTACGACGTCGACACGCCCTGGCGCGACCTGCCGCGCGAGGATCGCGACTGGATCCTCTTCACCGAGGAACGGCCGACCGCCCCGGTCTACGCGGGGTTCACTCCCGAGCAGACGCGGAGGGCGATCTCCGCGGGGATGGAGCCGAGTTATCAGGGAACCTTCGTGGGCGCCCGCCGCTACGTGCTCGACACGTTCGCCACGACCAAGAGCGCGTCGATGAAGAGGCGGGTCGCGGAATATCTCACCTCCGCCGTGTGCCCGGTGTGTCACGGCAAGCGGCTCAAGCCGGAGGCGCTCTCCGTGACGTTCGAAGGTCTCGACATCGCCGAGTTCTCCCGGCTTCCGCTGCGCGAGCTCTCCGTCCGGCTCGCAGACCTGGTGCGGAACCCGAACCAGGCGGTGGAGAAGCGCGCGGCGGCTGCCCGCCTCGCCGCCGAGCTGCTGGAGCGCCTGCGCCCCATCATCGACCTCGGTCTGGGGTATCTGTCGTTGCACCGCACGACGCCGACCCTGTCCGGAGGGGAGCTGCAACGACTGCGGCTCGCCACCCAGCTGAGTTCCGAGCTGTTCGGGGTCGTGTATGTGCTCGACGAGCCGTCGGCCGGCCTCCACCCGCAGGATGTGAACGCCCTGCTGGGCATCCTCGAGGGGCTGAAGAAACGAGGCAACAGCCTGTTCGTCGTCGAACACTCCGTCGACGTGATGCGGCACGCGGATTGGCTGGTGGACATCGGTCCAGGAGCGGGCGAGCGGGGCGGTCGTGTCCTCTACAGCGGAGCACCGGATGGCCTGGTGGACGTCGAGGAGTCGGTGACCAGGGACTACCTGTTCGGCCGGCGCGGGCTCGCTCCACGGACTCCGCGCGCGGCGACAGGGTGGCTGAAGCTGGAGCAGATCACCCGCAACAACCTGCGCGACGTGTCGGTCTCAATCCCACTCGGGGCGTTCACTGCGGTGACGGGAGTGTCCGGGTCGGGAAAGTCCAGCCTGGTCAGCCAGGTGCTGCCCGCGCTGCTCGGGGACCACCTCGGCCGCCCGGTAGACCTGGCCGACAGTGCTCCGGAATCCGACGACCTCCTCCTCGCCGACGGCCCTGAACTGCTCGAAGGCACCGTGTCCGGCGACCTTCGTGGCGTCCGCCGGGTGGTCAACATCGACCAGAAGCCCATCGGCCGCACCCCGCGCTCCAACGTCGCGACATACACGGGCCTGTTCGACCATGTCCGGCGTCGTTTCGCCGAGACCCCGGAGGCGCGCACGCGAGGCTACCGGCCCGGCCGGTTCTCCTTCAACGTGGCCGGGGGCCGCTGCCCGACCTGCGAAGGCGAGGGGGCGGTGATGGTCGAGCTGCTGTTCCTGCCATCGGTGTACACGGTCTGCCCCGAATGCCACGGCGCCCGGTACAACGACGACACGCTCGAGATCACCTGGCGTGACCGTAACATCGCCGAGATCCTCGCGCTGTCGGTGGAGCAGGCCCACGACTTCTTCGGCGGCGAGACCGAGATCATGCGCTCCCTGACGGCGCTCATGGATGTCGGACTCGGCTACCTGAGGCTGGGGCAACCGGCGACCGAACTGTCCGGCGGAGAGGCGCAACGGGTTAAGCTCGCCTCCGAGCTGCAGCGTGCCCAGCGCGCAGACACCCTGTACGTGCTCGACGAACCGACCTCCGGCCTCCACTGCGCAGACGCCGACCGCCTGATCGAACACCTGCAGAGCCTGGTGGATGCGGGAAACACGGTGGTCGTGGTCGAACTCGACATGCGCGTCGTCGCCACCGCCGACCACGTCGTCGACCTCGGCCCCGGCGCCGGAGAGCTCGGCGGGACGGTCGTCGCCGTTGGGACACCCCAGGAGGTCGCCGGTGCGGCCGCCAGCGCTTCTGCCCCGTACCTGGCGGCGGCCCTCGCTTGA
- a CDS encoding alpha/beta fold hydrolase, which translates to MSISPFEDLPLVQAGDPASRTALVLHGGGGPQTVAPIVGHLAPTMHAVAPTHPGWEGTPLPASIASVADLASDYLGRLLAGGERDVVLIGSSIGGWLALEMAVQAAADERYAGLIGAVVDIDGVGAMVDGEPVADFFALDARGLAELAWHDPERGYRDPALTTDAQRAVQQSNGRTMAAIAGAGMSDPALLGRLGGIRVPTLMVWGESDRIVTPAYGRAVAHAIPGAQFAEIPAAGHLPHLEAPAATWAAIDPFLARS; encoded by the coding sequence ATGAGCATTTCCCCGTTCGAAGACCTCCCTCTCGTCCAGGCCGGCGACCCCGCGTCGCGCACGGCGCTCGTGCTCCACGGCGGGGGCGGACCGCAGACCGTCGCTCCGATCGTCGGGCACCTCGCGCCGACCATGCACGCTGTCGCCCCGACGCACCCGGGGTGGGAAGGGACGCCGCTTCCCGCATCCATCGCCTCCGTCGCCGACCTCGCCTCCGACTACCTCGGGCGCCTGCTCGCCGGCGGTGAGCGGGACGTCGTGCTGATCGGCTCCTCCATCGGCGGCTGGCTCGCCCTCGAGATGGCGGTGCAGGCCGCCGCGGACGAGCGGTACGCCGGCCTGATCGGCGCCGTGGTCGATATCGACGGTGTCGGGGCGATGGTGGACGGCGAGCCGGTCGCGGACTTCTTCGCCCTCGACGCCCGCGGCCTCGCCGAGCTCGCCTGGCACGATCCGGAGCGCGGCTACCGGGATCCCGCTCTGACGACAGACGCGCAGCGCGCCGTGCAGCAGTCGAACGGTCGCACGATGGCCGCCATCGCGGGCGCCGGGATGAGCGACCCTGCCCTGCTCGGCCGGCTCGGCGGCATCCGGGTGCCCACCCTGATGGTGTGGGGCGAGAGCGACCGGATCGTGACCCCGGCATACGGACGGGCGGTCGCCCACGCGATTCCCGGTGCGCAGTTCGCCGAGATCCCCGCAGCTGGGCACCTTCCCCACCTGGAAGCGCCCGCAGCGACGTGGGCGGCGATCGACCCGTTCCTCGCGCGGTCCTGA
- a CDS encoding aldo/keto reductase, with translation MTAPRRTIGSSDLSVFPLSLGGNVFGWTADRDTSFAVLDGYVAAGGNFVDTADGYSAWVPGNTGGDSERILGQWFQARGNRDDVVLATKVSQHPDFKGLAGDNILRAADASLERLGSDHIDLYYAHFDDETVPLEETVAALSSLVDAGKVRYIGISNYSPERIEEWFRITEAEGLHRAVALQPHYNLVERDFEQKYRALAERENLGVVPYFALAAGFLTGKYRDGVTVDSARAAGASKYLDDRGRAVLDALDSVAAAHDVSVASVALAWLAAQPTVVAPIASARTLDQLPDLLASVTLDLTDDELDALSGASEQRDAA, from the coding sequence ATGACAGCACCACGCCGCACCATCGGATCGTCCGACCTCTCGGTCTTCCCCCTCTCGCTCGGGGGCAACGTCTTCGGATGGACGGCCGATCGGGACACGTCGTTCGCCGTCCTCGACGGCTACGTGGCTGCGGGTGGCAACTTCGTCGACACGGCGGACGGATACTCGGCGTGGGTGCCCGGCAACACAGGAGGAGACAGCGAGCGCATCCTGGGCCAGTGGTTCCAGGCGCGCGGCAACCGCGACGACGTGGTGCTCGCCACCAAGGTCAGCCAGCACCCCGACTTCAAGGGACTCGCGGGCGACAACATCCTGCGCGCGGCGGACGCATCGCTCGAACGCCTCGGCTCCGACCACATCGACCTCTACTACGCGCACTTCGACGACGAGACGGTTCCGCTGGAGGAGACCGTCGCCGCGCTGTCGAGCCTGGTCGACGCCGGCAAGGTGCGCTACATCGGCATCTCCAACTACTCCCCGGAGCGCATCGAGGAGTGGTTCAGGATCACCGAGGCGGAGGGCCTGCACCGCGCGGTCGCCCTGCAGCCGCACTACAACCTGGTCGAGCGCGACTTCGAGCAGAAGTACCGCGCGCTGGCCGAGCGCGAGAACCTCGGCGTCGTTCCCTACTTCGCGCTCGCCGCAGGCTTCCTCACCGGCAAGTACCGCGACGGCGTCACGGTCGACAGCGCCCGCGCCGCCGGGGCGTCGAAGTACCTCGACGACCGCGGCCGCGCCGTCCTCGATGCCCTCGACAGCGTGGCGGCCGCCCACGACGTGTCCGTCGCATCCGTCGCCCTCGCCTGGCTGGCGGCACAGCCCACCGTCGTCGCCCCGATCGCGAGCGCGCGCACCCTCGACCAGCTCCCCGACCTCCTCGCGTCGGTGACGCTCGACCTCACCGATGACGAACTGGATGCGCTGTCCGGCGCCTCCGAGCAGCGCGACGCGGCCTGA
- a CDS encoding agmatine deiminase family protein → MPHEGARHERTWLAFPTAGYTLGDTAEDAEEARSTWAAVANAIAEFEPVSVVIDPRDRAIAPRYLSGDIELHEAPLNDAWMRDMGPTFVFGDDGELGAVDWVFNGWGAQDWAQWDLDARIGSVVGSLAGASIVSSALVNEGGGIHVDGEGTVLATETVQLDPGRNPGITRAEVEAEFARTIGATTTVWLPRGLTRDSECFGTRGHVDIVAAFARPGVVLLHTQRDSEHPDHAVTREIRETLEAARDAAGRPFEIVEVPAPATLRDDDGWTDYSYINHLLVNDGVIACSFGDDNDEEAAGILADAYPGRRVVTVDARPLFARGGGIHCITQQQPAR, encoded by the coding sequence ATGCCGCACGAGGGCGCCCGGCACGAACGCACCTGGCTCGCCTTCCCGACCGCGGGATACACGCTCGGCGACACGGCCGAGGACGCCGAGGAGGCGCGCAGCACCTGGGCGGCCGTCGCGAACGCGATTGCCGAGTTCGAGCCGGTGTCCGTCGTGATCGACCCGCGCGACCGCGCCATCGCCCCGCGCTACCTCTCCGGGGACATCGAGCTGCACGAGGCGCCGCTCAACGACGCGTGGATGCGCGACATGGGCCCGACGTTCGTGTTCGGCGACGACGGAGAGCTCGGCGCCGTCGACTGGGTCTTCAACGGCTGGGGCGCCCAGGACTGGGCGCAGTGGGACCTGGATGCGCGCATCGGCAGCGTAGTCGGCTCGCTGGCCGGAGCATCCATCGTGTCGAGCGCCCTGGTGAACGAGGGCGGAGGCATCCACGTCGACGGCGAGGGAACCGTGCTCGCCACCGAGACCGTCCAGCTCGATCCCGGACGCAACCCCGGCATCACCCGCGCGGAGGTCGAGGCGGAGTTCGCGCGCACCATCGGCGCGACCACCACCGTCTGGCTGCCGCGCGGCCTCACCCGCGACTCCGAGTGCTTCGGCACCCGCGGTCACGTGGACATCGTCGCGGCGTTCGCCCGGCCGGGCGTCGTGCTGCTGCACACCCAGCGCGACAGCGAGCATCCCGACCACGCGGTGACGCGCGAGATCCGGGAGACCCTGGAGGCGGCACGGGATGCGGCGGGCAGGCCGTTCGAGATCGTCGAGGTGCCCGCGCCCGCGACCCTCCGCGACGACGACGGCTGGACCGACTACAGCTACATCAACCACCTGCTCGTCAACGACGGCGTGATCGCGTGCAGCTTCGGCGACGACAACGACGAGGAGGCGGCCGGCATCCTCGCCGACGCATACCCCGGCCGTCGCGTGGTGACCGTGGATGCGCGCCCGCTGTTCGCCCGCGGCGGCGGCATCCACTGCATCACGCAGCAGCAGCCAGCCCGCTAG
- a CDS encoding MarR family transcriptional regulator, with protein sequence MTTNLEVLGQTIKRAQYRNHRTMDAALRDVGISLVQWDALRAIERMPHASGHDLALATFQSDQSFGTLATRLVSRGLIARTAGRGRRIEHALTDAGRAALADGYRVASGVLDDLFAPLDEDQRATLLAVLQVLTAEGEESPGPILTRR encoded by the coding sequence GTGACGACGAACCTGGAAGTGCTCGGCCAGACGATCAAGCGCGCGCAGTACCGCAACCACCGCACGATGGACGCCGCCCTGCGCGACGTCGGGATCAGCCTCGTGCAATGGGACGCGCTGCGCGCCATCGAGCGCATGCCCCACGCATCCGGGCACGACCTGGCCCTTGCGACCTTCCAGAGCGACCAGTCCTTCGGCACCCTGGCGACCCGCCTCGTCTCCCGCGGCCTCATCGCCCGAACGGCAGGCAGGGGCCGCCGCATCGAGCACGCCCTGACCGACGCGGGCCGCGCGGCGCTGGCGGACGGCTACCGCGTGGCCTCCGGGGTGCTCGACGACCTCTTCGCGCCGCTCGACGAGGATCAGCGGGCGACGCTGCTCGCGGTGCTGCAGGTGCTGACGGCGGAAGGGGAGGAGTCTCCGGGGCCGATTCTCACGCGTCGGTGA
- a CDS encoding endo alpha-1,4 polygalactosaminidase encodes MTFRTVPAFLLAAAALVLTGCAASGEGEAATSAHPAPAHPAVALPAAGARFDYQLGGAYTPPEGVTVVERDRTSEPSGAGYDICYVNGFQTQPDASKAFAAEHPELVVQTPDGPLVDEGWPDEYIFDTSTEDKRESLAAIVGTWIRGCADSGFSAVEIDNLDSYTRSDGALSVKDNLALAADYARIAHDAGLAIAQKNTADQSVELKAAGYDFAVTESCFQFSECESYTDVYPVVLDIEYTDELGEDAFGRACSSSERPQTMILRDHSLVTPDDDGYVYRSC; translated from the coding sequence GTGACCTTTCGTACCGTGCCCGCGTTCCTCCTCGCCGCCGCGGCGCTCGTCCTCACCGGCTGTGCTGCGTCCGGAGAGGGCGAAGCAGCGACCTCAGCGCATCCGGCCCCTGCGCATCCGGCCGTTGCACTGCCCGCAGCCGGCGCCCGGTTCGACTACCAGCTGGGCGGTGCGTACACGCCGCCCGAGGGGGTGACCGTCGTCGAGCGCGACCGCACATCCGAACCGTCGGGTGCCGGCTACGACATCTGCTATGTCAACGGGTTCCAGACGCAGCCGGACGCGTCGAAGGCGTTCGCGGCCGAGCATCCCGAGCTGGTCGTGCAGACACCGGATGGTCCGCTCGTCGACGAAGGATGGCCGGACGAGTACATCTTCGACACCTCGACAGAGGACAAACGAGAGTCGCTCGCCGCGATCGTCGGGACGTGGATCCGCGGGTGTGCGGACAGCGGCTTCTCCGCTGTCGAGATCGACAACCTCGACTCGTACACGCGCTCCGACGGCGCCCTTTCGGTCAAGGACAACCTCGCTCTCGCCGCCGACTACGCCCGGATCGCCCACGACGCCGGCCTGGCGATCGCGCAGAAGAACACGGCAGATCAGTCGGTCGAGCTGAAGGCCGCCGGGTACGACTTCGCGGTGACGGAGTCGTGCTTCCAGTTCTCCGAGTGCGAGTCGTACACCGACGTCTACCCCGTGGTGCTGGACATCGAGTACACCGACGAACTCGGCGAGGATGCGTTCGGTCGCGCGTGCTCGAGTTCGGAGCGACCGCAGACCATGATTCTGCGGGACCATTCGCTCGTCACCCCCGACGACGACGGGTACGTGTACCGCAGCTGCTGA
- a CDS encoding nitrilase-related carbon-nitrogen hydrolase encodes MTFALVRATTPPTSLARVAGSRDDAAPLRIGVVQHAWQPDIAALTAELDEAVALAAAEGAQIVFLPELTLSRYPADTLPDGRADVLAEDLETGPTRAWAAAAAAANDVFVHASLYERTGDDDGRGLNTAIVVAPTGEIVAKTHKLHIPVTAGYYEDKYFRAGPAETPYPVHSIPGIPAKLGLPTCWDEWFPEVARAYSLQGADVLVYPTAIGSEPDHPEFDTQPLWRQVIVGNGIANGTFMVVPNRTGSETRPDGTPGNTFYGSSFVSDPYGRILAEAPRDEKAVLVVDLDLPQRSDWLELFPFLSTRRPDTYGVLGADGTGSATVAAGTAR; translated from the coding sequence ATGACTTTCGCACTCGTCCGCGCGACGACCCCGCCCACCTCCCTCGCCCGCGTCGCAGGCAGCCGCGACGACGCCGCTCCCCTGCGCATCGGCGTCGTGCAGCACGCCTGGCAGCCGGACATCGCGGCCCTCACCGCCGAGCTGGACGAGGCCGTCGCCCTCGCGGCCGCGGAGGGAGCGCAGATCGTCTTCCTCCCCGAGCTGACGCTCTCCCGCTACCCGGCGGACACCCTGCCGGACGGCCGTGCGGACGTGCTCGCCGAAGACCTCGAGACCGGCCCGACCCGCGCGTGGGCGGCAGCGGCCGCTGCGGCGAACGACGTCTTCGTGCACGCGTCCCTCTACGAGCGCACCGGGGACGACGACGGACGCGGCCTCAACACGGCCATCGTCGTCGCTCCGACCGGTGAGATCGTGGCGAAGACCCACAAGCTCCACATCCCGGTCACCGCCGGATACTACGAGGACAAGTACTTCCGCGCCGGACCGGCAGAGACGCCGTATCCCGTGCACAGCATCCCGGGCATCCCGGCCAAGCTCGGGCTGCCGACCTGCTGGGACGAGTGGTTCCCCGAGGTCGCACGCGCGTACAGCCTGCAGGGAGCGGACGTGCTGGTGTACCCGACGGCCATCGGGTCGGAGCCCGACCATCCCGAGTTCGACACGCAGCCGCTGTGGCGCCAGGTGATCGTCGGGAACGGCATCGCCAACGGCACCTTCATGGTCGTCCCGAACCGGACGGGCTCGGAGACGCGCCCGGACGGCACGCCGGGCAACACCTTCTACGGTTCGTCGTTCGTGAGCGACCCGTACGGCCGCATCCTCGCCGAGGCCCCGCGGGACGAGAAGGCCGTGCTCGTGGTCGACCTCGACCTGCCGCAGCGTTCCGACTGGCTGGAGCTGTTCCCGTTCCTGTCGACCCGCCGCCCGGACACGTACGGCGTGCTCGGCGCCGACGGCACCGGCTCCGCGACCGTGGCCGCGGGGACCGCCCGATGA